A single genomic interval of Megalobrama amblycephala isolate DHTTF-2021 linkage group LG15, ASM1881202v1, whole genome shotgun sequence harbors:
- the LOC125248007 gene encoding inhibitory synaptic factor 1: protein MFHGTALGPIEPSKSPDRRAEIRRHIKMVMEQLEEVLAELKDVAKELREVVAQIDKLTADIDLDSEDDLTVVCCSEDRGDLLHNETLSDNLLLHNPLRNPTTAKKQELDLYRRSCGDLPALNGPLKAPNSPKASWLFGSGGRIHSYDKTLYHALCCDDDYDEERGGLRSSRLSSTDSVFSSSPPRFLTPRCKRKTYSSPDSKKRALRSCSTQTVSDKSTQTHFPFIPVKLRSSSDYKN, encoded by the exons ATGTTTCACGGCACAGCGCTAGGACCAATTGAACCAAGCAAGAGCCCTGACCGGAGAGCAGAGATCCGCAGGCACATTAAGATGGTCATGGAACAGCTGGAGGAAGTTCTCGCTGAGCTCAAGGATGTGGCGAAAGAGCTCCGGGAG GTTGTGGCCCAAATTGACAAGTTAACAGCAGATATTGACCTTGACTCAGAGGATGACCTGACAGTAGTGTGCTGCAGCGAGGACCGTGGCGACCTCTTGCACAATGAGACATTATCCGACAACCTTTTACTGCACAATCCTCTCCGTAACCCAACCACAGCTAAGAAGCAAGAGTTAGACCTCTACCGCAGGAGCTGTGGAGACTTACCTGCCCTCAATGGACCATTAAAGGCCCCAAACAGCCCTAAAGCCTCCTGGCTCTTTGGATCAGGAGGAAGGATCCATTCTTACGACAAGACGCTATATCACGCGTTGTGCTGTGATGATGATTACGATGAAGAGAGAGGGGGACTAAGATCATCAAGGCTGTCGTCCACAGACTCTGTGTTTTCATCTTCGCCTCCAAGGTTTCTGACTCCCAGATGTAAACGTAAAACTTACTCAAGCCCGGACTCGAAAAAAAGAGCCCTCCGTAGCTGCAGTACGCAAACTGTATCTGATAAAAGCACACAAACTCACTTCCCATTCATTCCAGTCAAGCTGAGATCTTCAAGTGACTACAAGAACTAA